A genomic stretch from Onychostoma macrolepis isolate SWU-2019 chromosome 02, ASM1243209v1, whole genome shotgun sequence includes:
- the LOC131528666 gene encoding uncharacterized protein LOC131528666: MYSVEDLLISHGYKLPRSGPASSSSSAPYDNRNNECRRDNVENRPAGGGGGGTLNGFGTTEGGAEAGMGVYRPAPVKAYPENNNNINEGHERIQRRLEVPVAFLGDLQPLGDSLATDSGFYDAPSLTFSEHADEREIAFWRRRGQDFSALLDYADPRELRVSGGLWRGPVLAVEELRAERPLARWEEGPWIREPIDSGPETLRVTGERKCQSLGTEEWRPAVGLGRQLSDGEAEHWSQEQQHRLRPADGSVSATVRAKSQSLPRVLSPEDPHYGELPQTGAPSHPPTQRSSSSAPYGRYHSEWSAGERWIGQTQSHAPSAVVPKPRFSRPIKPPSYETHQQNRGSWETLSSEPVSKPRDRSVCFPQSIEPLRDRSGCYSQSAEPLRDRSICFSQSAEPIRDRMLSHSQSAEPLRDRFVSHSQSAELLRDRFFSHSHSADLLRDRSLCYSQSSELLRDRSICYSQSAELLRPESYRTDLFYHELTGMEPPGYIPPPSYRRFLPPRSGQNYRADSALVRWKREPVSAEMGQWFSRTSGLSWSERREDRSMAVVPRRPVHPGPVVPSRPGLVQYVPFEDPRIRHVSGGPCGNSLTDADKIRHVNKELPCAATLGQSTHDSAFLPSQGPSLSTDTNKPALTEQENTNRWHKGMNKGSETVAPDQSCAKYPPAFQLRPLQPIIKTDRSTDQQTRADRIPDQVKVERVTEPVKVERGAEQTKTDQVKVIEQVKPDRVTDLIKLDKPTEQVKPDRFTDKQVKVERLTDQIQVDRIPDQVKADRYTDKQIKPEVKAEKIPEKPIKADRISDKQSKAERLLEKHLKIDRILEKQLKADKMLERQSKSEKFTEKLIKGDKQAKGDSSTDQIKPEKITDKSGKADKSMDKGSSESVSTVKTEPVQEPEKKSVKKKLSETIFCLVSVPLSQSSAKSRDQNNNEEKEKDSPPIPPPPPPSSSSENSNTLGSLPNQSLKSTSTTSTDLELQALTLGSGSSSIATRRAHRRRNSRSRIIKPNPHDELRRYSGAWPGDQYRDQETQTSPEPTKSNANPGPTNTEAQDAPAAPEVTAPAETTSVAPGAAPGAIGSSSAPPAPSVPSVPPTPAAPPASGAPDPSTPYGYPMKGQKSLKPSSNSAFSRTGTFSKSTGSHRPPLHPPPHPPPPPPNQPPSQPPPPPPTQPPAQSPPSDPTEEAKSATGSNSEGFSQFLLKPVSRRPWDAIEDLETINKEAQDQAGKRPSVDQCIEDLNEAYKDILELSTASNNLPNRSSMQIPDRIKSRLSSDPLGIPATALRPSLVPGSDPEYREVKSAFSRPSTGKSVSFSKQLREEICPAPPPPEPGFRDYKTVMSQITQRKACRSVKLDIPAPKETQRDDDLTAQTSSTSSMAAEVPWADRQPMQDASTLTSPPDYEHICQTLQMARESGAVSRASIKSKPGSAMSIETPQHVPIAGRPPVDSEQPCCSSALEGRQEPMSLFREERSSGFRRVTSHTNRFLSNRGVLCSLATGKPVGDKAGLEANPEVPADWQMQLSLAEKHIATLITGEGSAENLDESNKVKGDKDIPGCESVENELSNIVATEMKDDSANAEQKPSEVKDTETEQTETPESQQPEVTEKVKEEETSREKMETEQEKCEQKDPVTEGTEQNSDITSEEKKEPNVILRANKAAMWTHSGLDSELRPEFPPDHLPLSLLPYLNRRLSLGLDWERGGWEGKVWVKVDSGPERGGPLMLRDGVLVERDGVYGKDKTQAVSSQGIDKGQSQGPGEGQVSSVDRRSRVLSQRIEALFTAPPGHGSEERLARMREVDTVSRMRRLSLRSSDSWDGLHGVGRWGEYGWEEECPLPGPQDSSNITKVEDKEGSAHPAVTSEPKETKDDQAILKESQEPSQVERS, from the exons atGTACAGTGTGGAGGACCTGCTGATCTCTCATGGATACAAACTGCCCAGGAGCGGCCCtgcctcctcctcttcctctgcgCCTTATGACAATCGAAACAACGAATGTCGCCGTGATAATGTAGAGAACAGGCCTGCTggaggtggtggtggtggaACTCTGAATGGATTTGGGACAACGGAGGGGGGAGCAGAAGCAGGCATGGGGGTGTACAGGCCGGCGCCAGTGAAGGCTTACCcagagaacaacaacaacattaatgaGGGCCATGAAAGAATTCAACGGAGATTGGAGGTTCCTGTTGCTTTCCTTGGTGACCTGCAACCTCTGGGTGACTCTCTAGCTACAGACAGTGG GTTCTATGATGCTCCCAGCCTGACATTCTCTGAACATGCAGATGAGCGAGAAATTGCATTCTGGAGAAGGAGGGGACAGGACTTCAGTGCTCTATTGGACTATGCTGATCCCAGGGAACTCAGAGTGTCTGGAGGATTGTGGCGAGGTCCAGTACTAGCTGTTGAGGAGCTGAGGGCTGAGAGGCCACTGGCACGCTGGGAGGAAGGCCCGTGGATACGGGAACCTATAGACTCAGGCCCAGAGACGTTACGTGTGACTGGAGAGAGGAAATGCCAGAGCCTGGGAACAGAGGAGTGGCGCCCTGCAGTGGGCTTGGGCCGGCAGCTGTCAGATGGAGAGGCTGAACATTGGTCTCAGGAGCAGCAACACCGTCTGCGACCAGCAGATGGAAGTGTGTCCGCCACAGTGCGAGCCAAGTCCCAGTCGCTCCCTCGAGTCCTTTCCCCAGAAGATCCCCACTATGGAGAACTGCCTCAAACTGGTGCCCCAAGTCACCCCCCTACACAAAGAAGCAGCAGCTCTGCTCCATATGGTCGATACCACAGTGAATGGTCAGCAGGGGAAAGGTGGATTGGTCAGACACAAAGTCATGCTCCTTCTGCAGTTGTACCAAAGCCACGGTTCAGCCGCCCCATCAAGCCCCCGTCTTATGAGACTCACCAGCAAAACAGGGGGAGCTGGGAAACGTTGTCATCTGAACCCGTGTCCAAACCCAGAGACCGCTCAGTGTGCTTCCCTCAGAGTATTGAACCACTCAGAGACCGATCTGGTTGTTATTCTCAGAGTGCAGAGCCTCTAAGAGATCGGTCCATTTGCTTTTCACAGAGTGCAGAACCAATTCGAGACCGCATGCTGAGCCACTCTCAAAGTGCTGAACCACTAAGAGACAGATTTGTCAGTCATTCACAGAGTGCGGAACTACTGCGTGATCGTTTTTTCAGCCACTCGCATAGTGCCGACCTCTTACGGGATCGATCCCTTTGTTACTCTCAGAGCTCAGAACTGCTCAGAGACCGGTCCATTTGTTACTCCCAAAGTGCAGAGCTCCTGAGGCCAGAATCATATAGGACAGATCTATTTTACCATGAACTGACTGGTATGGAGCCTCCTGGTTACATCCCACCCCCCTCCTACAGGAGATTCCTGCCACCCAGGAGTGGACAGAACTACCGAGCAGATTCTGCTCTTGTCCGATGGAAACGTGAGCCTGTGAGTGCAGAGATGGGCCAGTGGTTTTCCAGGACTTCAGGATTGTCATGGTCTGAACGGCGTGAAGACAGGAGCATGGCAGTGGTTCCAAGAAGACCTGTGCATCCAGGGCCTGTCGTACCTAGCCGTCCAGGACTTGTGCAGTATGTCCCATTTGAAGACCCACGTATCAGGCACGTCTCAGGGGGGCCCTGTGGAAACTCGCTCACGGACGCGGACAAGATCCGACACGTCAACAAAGAGCTTCCCTGCGCTGCAACTTTAGGACAATCCACACATGATAGTGCCTTTCTCCCTTCACAGGGACCGAGTCTTAGCACGGACACTAACAAACCGGCTCTCACTGAACAGGAGAATACTAACCGCTGGCACAAGGGGATGAATAAAGGCAGTGAAACTGTAGCACCTGACCAGAGCTGTGCCAAGTACCCACCAGCCTTTCAGCTCAGACCCCTGCAACCAATAATTAAAACAGACAGAAGTACAGACCAACAGACTAGAGCAGACAGAATCCCTGACCAAGTCAAGGTTGAGAGAGTAACAGAGCCGGTCAAAGTTGAGAGAGGTGCTGAACAGACAAAAACAGACCAAGTCAAAGTAATAGAGCAAGTGAAACCAGATCGAGTTACAGACCTAATAAAATTAGATAAGCCTACAGAACAAGTAAAGCCAGACAGGTTTACAGACAAACAAGTAAAGGTGGAAAGATTAACTGACCAGATACAAGTAGACAGAATCCCAGATCAAGTCAAAGCCGACAGGTATACTGACAAACAAATTAAGCCTGAAGTCAAGGCAGAGAAAATCCCCGAAAAGCCCATAAAAGCAGATAGAATTTCAGACAAGCAAAGTAAAGCTGAACGACTCTTAGAGAAGCACTTGAAGATTGATAGAATTTTAGAAAAACAGCTTAAAGCAGATAAAATGTTAGAAAGACAGAGTAAATCTGAAAAATTTACTGAGAAGTTGATTAAAGGTGACAAGCAGGCAAAAGGAGATAGCAGTACGGACCAGATAAAACCCGAGAAGATCACCGACAAGTCTGGAAAGGCTGACAAATCCATGGATAAAGGTTCTTCAGAGAGTGTTTCAACTGTAAAGACAGAACCAGTCCAGGAACCTGAAAAAAAGAGTGTGAAAAAGAAACTCAGTGAGACTATCTTTTGCCTTGTGTCTGTGCCACTTTCGCAGTCCAGTGCAAAATCTCGAGATCAAAACAACAacgaagagaaagaaaaagactcTCCTccaattcctcctcctcctccaccaaGTTCATCCAGTGAAAACAGCAACACCCTCGGCTCCCTGCCAAACCAAAGCCTCAAAAGCACATCCACCACCTCCACTGACTTAGAGCTACAAGCACTCACACTTGGCAGCGGGTCCAGTAGCATAGCCACAAGGAGAGCGCATCGGAGAAGGAACTCACGGTCTAGGATCATTAAGCCAAATCCACATGATGAGCTCCGACGGTATTCTGGGGCTTGGCCAGGGGACCAGTACCGTGATCAGGAGACCCAGACGAGCCCTGAGCCCACAAAGAGCAATGCAAATCCAGGCCCCACCAATACAGAAGCACAAGATGCTCCTGCTGCCCCAGAGGTAACAGCTCCTGCTGAGACTACATCGGTGGCTCCAGGGGCTGCCCCAGGGGCCATTGGGTCTTCGTCAGCTCCACCAGCTCCATCGGTTCCATCAGTTCCACCGACTCCAGCAGCTCCACCGGCTTCAGGAGCTCCTGACCCCAGCACCCCTTACGGGTATCCCATGAAGGGTCAGAAAAGCCTAAAACCATCTAGCAACAGTGCTTTTTCACGAACAGGTACCTTCTCCAAGAGCACAGGTTCTCACAGACCTCCATTACATCCCCCGCCACACCCTCCACCCCCACCTCCCAACCAACCTCCATCTCAACCTCCTCCTCCCCCACCAACACAGCCCCCGGCTCAGTCCCCACCATCAGATCCAACTGAGGAGGCAAAGTCAGCCACAGGGTCAAACTCTGAGGGATTTAGCCAGTTCTTGCTGAAGCCAGTAAGCCGACGGCCGTGGGATGCTATTGAGGATCTTGAGACCATCAATAAGGAGGCGCAAGACCAAGCAGGTAAACGCCCCAGCGTGGACCAGTGCATTGAGGATCTTAATGAGGCCTACAAAGATATCCTGGAGCTCAGCACTGCCAGCAATAACCTTCCCAACCGCTCCTCCATGCAAATCCCTGACCGCATCAAATCAAGGTTATCTTCAGATCCACTTGGAATTCCTGCAACTGCTCTTCGGCCAAGCTTGGTGCCTGGAAGTGACCCAGAATACCGGGAGGTGAAGAGTGCCTTTTCCCGACCATCAACTGGGAAGAGTGTGAGCTTcagcaaacagctgagagagGAGATTTGTCCTGCTCCTCCCCCACCAGAACCAGGTTTCAGAGATTACAAAACAGTCATGTCCCAGATAACCCAACGCAAAGCCTGCAGATCAGTGAAGCTGGATATCCCAGCCCCCAAAGAGACCCAAAGAGATGACGATTTGACTGCACAAACCTCCTCCACCTCTTCCATGGCAGCCGAGGTGCCATGGGCAGACAGACAGCCCATGCAAGATGCCTCCACTCTAACCAGCCCTCCAGACTATGAGCACATCTGTCAAACTCTCCAAATGGCCCGTGAATCTGGGGCCGTTAGTCGAGCTTCTATCAAATCCAAACCAGGAAGTGCCATGAGCATCGAAACCCCACAGCATGTGCCCATAGCTGGTAGGCCTCCCGTAGATTCTGAGCAGCCATGTTGTTCTTCAGCATTAGAAGGGAGACAGGAGCCAATGTCATTATTCAGGGAGGAAAGGAGCTCAGGCTTTAGGAGGGTAACAAGCCACACTAACAGGTTCCTTAGTAACAGGGGTGTACTTTGTAGCCTTGCAACCGGAAAGCCTGTTGGTGACAAAGCAGGTTTAGAGGCTAACCCAGAGGTTCCTGCTGACTGGCAGATGCAGCTTTCATTAGCTGAAAAACATATTGCTACTCTGATCACAGGAGAGGGTTCAGCAGAGAACCTTGATGAGTCAAACAAGGTTAAAGGTGATAAAGACATTCCTGGCTGTGAGTCAGTTGAGAATGAATTGAGCAACATTGTAGCCACTGAAATGAAAGACGATTCTGCTAATGCTGAGCAGAAACCTTCTGAAGTAAAAGACACAGAAACAGAGCAAACAGAGACACCTGAAAGCCAACAACCTGAAGTGacagagaaagtgaaagaaGAGGAAACTTCTAGGGAAAAGATGGAAACAGAGCAAGAGAAATGCGAGCAGAAAGACCCTGTTACTGAAGGAACAGAGCAAAATAGTGATATAACCTCAGAGGAAAAGAAAGAACCAAATGTGATCTTGAGGGCAAATAAGGCTGCAATGTGGACTCATTCAGGTTTAGATTCAGAGCTACGTCCTGAATTTCCACCAGATCACCTTCCCCTTTCTTTACTTCCTTACCTTAATCGTAGATTATCTTTAGGGTTGGATTGGGAGAGGGGTGGGTGGGAAGGGAAAGTTTGGGTCAAGGTGGATTCTGGTCCAGAGAGAGGCGGTCCCTTGATGCTGAGAGATGGGGTATTGGTGGAGAGAGATGGGGTTTA TGGAAAAGATAAAACACAAGCTGTTTCTAGCCAAGGCATTGATAAGGGTCAGAGTCAAGGTCCAGGTGAAGGTCAGGTTTCAAGTGTAGATAGACGGAGCCGTGTACTTTCCCAAAGAATAGAGGCTCTTTTTACAGCCCCGCCCGGGCATGGCTCAGAGGAGAGACTTGCCCGCATGAGGGAAGTGGACACTGTCTCACGAATGAGACGCCTTAGCCTCCGTAGCTCAGACTCTTGGGATGGACTGCACGGGGTGGGAAGGTGGGGAGAATATGGATGGGAGGAAGAATGCCCCCTTCCTGGCCCACAGGATTCTTCAAATATCACAAAGGTAGAGGATAAAGAGGGCAGCGCTCACCCTGCAGTCACCAGTGAACCTAAAGAAACAAAAGACGACCAGGCAATCCTAAAAG AGTCACAGGAGCCCAGCCAGGTGGAGAGGTCGTAG